The Atribacterota bacterium nucleotide sequence AAGCTCTCTATGATGGTTAACCTTCTTGAATCTCGATGCTCCGCTTCGGTTTCCCAATCATTCAATGCTGCTTTACTTGGTTTTGGCCAGTGGTGCGACTCGATATCGTGCACGGACTGAGCGTGCTGCAGAGGGCTTTGCGCTACATCGAAGTACAAACTGGAAGAAGGTTTACGCCATACGATTCCCCATTCATCACGAAAGGTCAAAACGCCATTTTGGAGTGTTAATGGTGGATGCTTGCGATGTGAATTGGGAAAAAAACCATCCACATCGATGTGTAGTTTGCCCTTCATCGCGCCTTCCATAAAGGCTAATCCCTGGATGTGGTCTACAATCTGGGTAGACCCGTTCAAGCCCAGATAGGATTTCCACGCGTTGTATACATTTTTATCTATTCCTGTGACAATGCTTCCTCCGATATCGAGGGGAACTCGGTCCGGTTCTTGATGCGATAGGGAGGTCAAAACCCTCTGTCGACCATTCATGGTTGATTCCTCGCCCTTCCTGAGTTGGAAATCACACCAAAACTCCACACGAAGAACGAACCACTAACTCCGGTTTTAAGCGCACGAAGTGGTTGTACAGTTTTCTTCCATTGATGAGCTGCCAGAGCATATCCATAGCCAGTTTGCCCATCATGTATTTGGGCTGAGCCACGGTGGTTAGTGGGGGGTCAAGGTACGCCGAGATAAAGATGTCGTCATATCCAATGATCGAGATGTGTTCAGGAATTTTCAGACCCTTTTCTCGTACTGCTTTCATTGCTCCTAAGGCTACTAAGTCGTTGTATGCAAATAGAGCGGTGGGTGGCTCTGGTAAAGAGAGGAGTCGAAGGGTGGCAGCGTATCCCCCTTCAATGACCGGTGGATTATAGCTCAAAAAGGCTGGCTCAAGCGGTAGGCCTCTTTCTTCCAGCGCTCGTTTAAAACCTCTTTCACGCCAAACGCTGGTTTGGGCGCTGGCCGGACCATTGATCAGCGCAATGCGGGAGTGGCCAAGATTCATGAGGTACTTCGTGGCCTGGTATGCGCCCAGCTCATAATCACCACAGACCCCTGGGACATCCTCGATATTTCGATTGATGAGCACACATGGAGTCGGAGTACGCACTAAGTTGAGGATTTGTTCTTCGGAAAGACGTGACGCCGCCATAATCACTCCAGCAACCTTACTCTTTTTGAGGGTGTAGAGGTATTGCTTCTCTCTGTGTAAATCTTCTCTTGTATTCCAAAGGGTTATGCTACAGTCGTAGCTAAAGGCCTGGTCTTCAATGCCGTGCACGATTTCAGGGAAAAACGGGTTGGAAATGTCGGTCACAATCAGGGCAATGGTGTAGCTGCGTCCCCGACCGGGAGCTTGATGCTGTTGTCGGGGGACATAGTGTAATTGATCCGCCACTTCTTGGACCCTTTTGCGGGTCTCTTCGCTCAGCCGAGGATCGTTTTTTAAGGCTCGAGAAACGGTGGAGAGAGATACCTTGCATGTTTTTGCAATATCAGCCATGGTTACCGACATACAGACCTCGCACAACTTGGTTTACAAATTTATTCAATTTTATAAATATTTTTGGAACTTGTCAAGTATTTTGTGCAAATTTAACTTAATTTAGCAATTTTAACAAATAGTGTTTTGCATTTATTGACCCAAAATGGGTTGCCGAGGTTTTCACAGGAAAACCCAAAAGAGGTATGGAGCCAGATTGAAAAGACATTGGCTGGAAAATGGGCCAAAATGGATTTTGGGATCACTGTTCCGTAAAAGTAACGGACTGTGTTGGCCAGATGGGTATTTGAAGTTTTTTGATGATCTGATTTGAGAATCGGAAGTCGTTTTGAATGGCATTTGGTCTTCCTGGATAGGAGTTGAACGAACAGGAGAGAATTTCAAAAGCCGTGACTGGATTCATCGTCAATTTTTCTTCATAAGATGATAGGTCCGTTAACGTGGTTTCTCTTCCTGGTCCGTTTGTGTGCATTTCTGAAGTGGTGTCGGCGATTTCCCGAAACCTTCACGAAAGCGTCCTGGAGGTTTTCATCCTGGGATGCCGAGTGCCCAGAATGGTGCTCGCGTTGCGGATGCGGGACTCCTTATGAAAAGGTTTTTGAGTCCTTTCGAAGTTTCAGAGAGGATTTTTATGGTGAGGTCCGCTGGAGTATTTCTCCTTGGGAAGATGGCGATTTCAGCGGAGACGTTTTCCCGTGATTTTTGAAGCGCTGTCCTCTTAGAGCTTGGTGAGTAAGACTCAAATTACCTTTTGTTACACGGGAAAAAACACTCGATATGTGACCTGTAAGAAAAAATGAGGGCTCCTTTTTAGCTTAGATAAATAAATGAATAAATTAATTCAGAACCCCTTGACAGGGGAAAGAAGCTTTTGCTATGAATAAGAAAAACTTACGAAACGTAAGAAAGTAATGAAGGGAAATCCTGAAACTATTCGGAAAATCAATCGGAAAAATATCCTTGAGGCCATGCGCCAGCAGGCTCCTCTTTCTCGGACTGACCTGGCCCGACGCGTTGGTTTGTCATTACCTTCGGTGTCTCGCATCGTCGACGGTCTCATTAAGGAGGGAGTGTTCTTAGAACAGGGAAAAGGGGACTCGCGGGGGGGGAGGAAGCCGAGGTTACTCGAATTTAACCCCCTCTACCGTTTCGCTTTCGGGGTCGATGTCGCTCGAGAAACCACCCTGGTCCTGGTTGATTTTCGGGGAACCCCGGTAGAAAAACGCACTCTCCCTATATCGGCGGCTTGTGGTCCGCAGCGGGTCGCTGAATCGGTGGTCCAGCAAATCGAGGTGATGTGCCAGCAAAACGCCATCATGCCAGAACAGGTGATTGGATTGGGAATTGCCACACCGGGTTTTCAGTTCAAAGCAGGCCAAACGGTGGGAAACTCTCCTTTCGGAGGCTGGGAGAGTAGCGATGTGGTTACCCTTTTTTCGTCCCTATTGCCCTATCCGGTGAGCATCGATAACATTGCTCGCGCTTCGGCAATGGCGGAAATCCTTTTTGGATGGGGAAAGAAGTTTCACTCCTTTTTCTATTTCTACGCTGATTGGGGCACCGGTGGGGGTATCGTGTACCGGGGACGAATCGTGCGGGGGGTGCATCGCACTGCCGGAGAAATAGGCCATACCGTGGTCGATGTGGGGGGGATTCCCTGTTACTGTGGGAACCAGGGGTGTTTGGAACAGTACACATCCACCTCTGCGATTTTGCGCCGGATGGGAGAGAAGATGAAAAGGGAGGTGGATTTTGTACAGTTGCGGAAAGAGTATGAACAGGGCAATCCCCTGGTGCTTGAAACGTTGCGCGAGGCCGGTCTCTTTTTAGGGAAAGGGGTGGCGAATGTTATTAACCTCCTCAATCCTCAAGCGGTGGTCATTGGGGGGGAACTGGGTCGAGGTTTTCCTGAATACGTTGAGGCGGCCATAACCTCGGCACGAGAGAGCATTTTTGCGCTGGCGGCTCAGGTCACGCCGATTGTAGCGAGTCAGCTCAGCAAAGACGAAGTGGTACTGGCTGTAGCCAAGTCGGTTTTGGACCATCAGGTGGAAAAGCTCATTGAATAGGGTTTCCGAAAAAGGAGGAGAATATGGATACATTCTCTTTTCGAGAAGAGGTACTTCGTACTTTTCAGCGTGAAAACCGTTATGTGGTGTGGCAGCCTCGTTTAGAACACTGGTATAACGTTAATCGTGGTCGAGGAACGCTCCCGCCGGATTATGTGCATATTTCCTTACTCGACCTTTATCGAAATCTCCATGCTTCGGTTCGTTACTACTATGGGGAGGGTGGCGACATTTCCTCTCCCAAAACCTACATCCATTTTGAATACACCGGTGGGGCAGCGGTCGAGGAGGTTCGGGAAGGAGACGCCATCCATGTTTTTTTTCGTTCCCCTAAGGGGGAACTGTATGGAAAAAAAGGCTTGGGTGAATGGGGCTATTCGTGGCACTACCTGGAACACCCCGTGAAGAAGATCGAGGATCTCGATATTTTGGAGTACATCGTCACTCATACCCGTTACCGCTTTGACCAGGAATTTTACGCCAGGGCTCGACAAGCTCTTGGCGATTTGGGTGAAATTCAGTTCTACTGGGAACGCTCTCCTTTTCAACGTCTCTTCCTGCAGTATGCAGGAATCGATGCCACTGTGGCCTTTATCTACGATTATCCGGAACGATTGCGAACATATCTTAGGGTGGCCGAAGAAGCTGAGGATGCCCTCTATGAGGTTCTCACCAGTTGTCCAGTTCAAATCTTAAACTTTGGGGAAAATGTCGATGGACGCTTCGATTCACCGCGTATCTATGAAGAATATCTCCTTCCGTACTATGAAAAGAGGGTAGCCCAGATCCATCGGGCAGGGAAATTCTGTCACATTCACATCGATGGGGCAGTGAAGCCACTCTTGCCCTATCTCAAATATGGGAATTTTGACGGTATCGAGGGCTTAACCCCTATCCCCCAGGGAGACGTCAGTCTGGAAGAGTTGAGGGAGGCAATGGGTGATGACCTTGTTCTCATCGATGGTATTCCCATGTTGTACTTCTTGCCCGATTACCCAGTAGAGGACCTCATCGAGTGTACCGAACGAGTACTGCAACTCTTTGCTCCTCGTCTCATCCTGGGCATTTCAGACGAAATATCACCGCCTGGCGATATCGAGCGGGTGCGGGTGGTGAGTGCAATGGTTGAAAAATGGAATCAAGGTCAAAGGGGGTGAGAGGGAAAAGGAAATGGGTGGTAACCGGCGATTAGTGGAACGTGAATCTACTTAGAAAGGGAGGTTGGATAGGCAATGCGTCGTTTCATGGTTTGGTTGATGGTGGTGGGAATCGTGATGGCGTTACCAGCTATTGGGGTAACGCAAAAAGTGACACTCAACGTGTGGTTGATGAAGCAGGCAGAAGTCGAGCTCATTCGGGCTCAGGAAGAAGCTTTGAAACAGTTCCAGGAACTCTACCCTGATATCGAGGTCAAGTTTGCCGTTTTTCCCTATAACGAGTATCGGGATAAGCTGCTTGTGGCGGCGGCTGCCGGGAACCCACCCGAGATATCGGTCGTGGATCAGATATGGAATCCGGAATTTGCAGCAGCCGATTTCATCATTCCCCTTGATGAGTACGTGGCCCAGTCACAAACGGTGAAAAAAGAGAACTACTTCTCCGGGGCATGGGATTCAGCGGTATTCCAGGGAAAACTGTACGGTGTTCCCTTTGACGTTGGGGTGTGGGCGCTGAACTACTACAACAAAGACTTGTTCCGCAAAGCAGGGCTTGACCCGGAAAAACCACCGGTAACCTGGGACGAATTCTACGAGATGGGGCAGAAGATGACCACCAGTGAACAATGGGGAACGGCCCTGTGGGTGGGGAAAGGCGACGCTATTCAATGCATTACCGATGCGCTGATTTTCTCCAATCGGGGTTCGGTTCTCAACGAAGACTTTACTCGGTGTACGCTTGACCAGCCTGCAGCTATTGGGGCGATGGAATTCTTCAAAAAACTTCAGCGGATTAATCCTGCTGGTGAAGTAGCACGGACCGAGGAAGACTCCTTCCAGCTCTTTACCGCCGGCAAAATCGGGATGTTCTGGTATGGTGAGTGGGGTCAGGATACCATAAATGCCCGGGCTCCAGAAATGGATTGGGCATGTACCAACTTCCCGAAACCTGCCGATGGAGAGTCCATTGGAACTTTTGGTGGATGGAACATGGTCATCTATAAGAATGCTCCCAATAAAGATGCTGCCTGGAAATTCATCGAGTTCTGGACCAGCCGTGAAATCAACGAACGGGTTTCTTCGCTGACTCCGGCCAATATCGAAGCGGCAAAATCGTTCTTGCAGAATAAACGGAAATTCTCGGACGTCATCTTTAAACAGCTCACTACCGCTTTGTATCGTCCCATCTTCCCCAAGTACCCTGACCTGGCCGAAATCCAGAGGAATGCCACCACAGCCATTCTCCTCGACGAAAAGACGGTTGAAGAAGCGATGCGTGACGCCACCAAGGAAATTAATGCTCTTCTTGAGGAGTACTATTCAACCCTTTAGAAAGGAGGAGGGGGAGGGCAAAACCCTCCCCTTAAATTCGTGAGACGGGAAAAACGCGATTGGGTATCGGGATACGGTTTTATTCTTCCTTCGGTGGTACTCCTTTTCGTTCTGGTTTTCTATCCTCTTTTTCTCACTTTCCGGTATAGTCTATACGATATGTCGCTCACCACCACCCGTTATTTAGGGTGGGCCGGGTATCAACGCTTTTTCGCCAACCGGATGCTCCCTCTGGTTTTTCGTAACTCTTTAGTATGGACGGTTATCGTAGTGGTGTTTCAGTTTCTCTTGGGGTTCTCTTCGGCACTCCTTCTTAATCGTTCTTTCCCGGGACGGAGCCTGGTGCGTGGACTGGTCATCCTCCCCTGGGTGATGCCAGGGGTGATTGCTGGAATGGTGTGGCGACTCATTTACGATCCCCAGCTTGGTCTACTCAACCACTATCTCCGGGTATTGGGTATCATTGCGCAACCGTTCACCTGGCTGAGCCATCCCAGAACAGCGCTTTACGCGGTCATTTTTGCCGCCATCTGGAAAGGGTTTCCCTTCTCCACCCTGATGTACCTCGCCGGGTTGCAGATTGTCCCTCAAGAGCTGTACGAAGCGGCAGACATTGACGGTGCCGGGGCGTGGATGAAGTTCCGCAACGTGACCTTGCCTTCCATGCGATCCATCATCACCACCACTCTTCTTTTAACCTTTATTTGGACGTTCAATTACTTTGAACTCGTGTACGTCATGACTGGTGGTGGACCGGGAGAACGGAGTCATATCTTCCCCACCTATGTGTATGACCTCGCTTTTAAACGATTCCGTTTTGGGTTGGCTTCCCAGTTTGCGGTGCTCGACTTTTTGTTCCTGCTCATTTTTAGTCTTCTCTATATCCGTACGAGTTTCCGGAGGGGTGAAGGGTTATGAAAAAAAAGGTCTTTTTTTACTATTTGGTTACCTACGGTCTTTTAGTGCTTTTACTCTTCTTTGTCCTCTTTCCCTTTGCGGTGATGCTTTCCATGTCCCTGAAAGGTCCTGATGAACAGTTCACTTCACCCCCATACCTCGTCCCCAAGCGTCCCAATCTGAATAACTACGTCCATGTCTTTGAAAAAGGGTCAATGTTCGCCCGGTATTTTTTGAATAGCTTGCTCGTCGCTTCGGGAGCAACGGTGATCGTCCTTGCAGTGGCTATCTTTTCTTCATATGGGTATGCTCGTCTTTTTTTTCCAGGGCGAAACTTCTTTTTGGTCCTTATCCTCCTGAGTCAACTTTTTCCTCTGGCGGCCATCATTGTGTCGTTATACCGAATTATGAGTGCCACCAAGCTTATCGATTCCTACGCTTCGCTCATTATCGGGTACCTCACCTTTTCCGTGCCTGTAGGAGTATGGTTTCTGCGGGGTTTTTTCCTGAGTATTCCCCAGGAACTGGAAGAAGCCGCCATGATCGATGGGTGTAGCCGTTTCCAGGCCTTTATGAGAGTGGTGGTTCCCTTAGTACGTCCGGGGGTGGGGGCGACGGCGGCATACCTCTTTTTTATCACCTGGCAGGAATTCATGTTCGCCCTCACCTTCATCACCAGCGAGAGCAAACGAACCCTTCCAGTGGGCATCTTTGACTTTGTGGGCCAGTACGAAACCAACTGGGGAAACCTCATGGCCGCTTCGGTACTCATCTGCATCCCGGTGTTCGTTCTTTTCCTCTTTTTACAGCAGCAGCTTGTTGGGGGACTCACTCAGGGAGCAGTAAAGGGGTAAAGTGGAGGTCGCATTGCTGTGCCGTGCACCAAAAGGCGCCACTACTCTCCGGTGAGTCCACAAAGAACGTTGTTGGTCTTCAGCACATTCTTCTTTTTGAAAGGGCCTGGACCCTGGTAGGTTACGAGACCTTTATGGAAAAGCTTGTCACAGATCTCCCTTTTGTGGAGAAATTACTCGATACAATAACGGAGTACAATGTCCGGCTGGCTTATCGTTTCGTTCAACTTGGAGTGGATGCAGTGCGGACTGGGGATGATTATGGTTGTCAGCTTGGGTTACAAATGAATCCCACCCTTTGGAAAAGACTCTTCAAACCCCGCTTAGAGAAAATATGGCGAGTTTATCGGGAGAATGGTGTTGTAGTGATGCACCATTCCTGTGGCGATGTAAGGCTGGTCATAGAGGATATGTTGGATATTGGCCTTCAGGTACTCCATCCCGTTCAGCCTCATGCCATGTCGCTTGAAGAACTGTCTCAAAAGTTTTGGAATCGACTGGTCTTTCACGGGGGTATAGACACGCAGCAGCTTCTTCCCTTTGGAACTCCTCGGGAAGTAAGGGAAGCAGTCTACAGGTGTATCGAAACGCTTGGAAGATACAAGAAATATATCATAGCTCCTTCTCAGGAGATTATGAACGAGGTTCCTACTGAGAATATCATAGCTCTCGTAGAAGCGATCAAGGAGTATCGAGGGGTAAACAGAGGTTGAGTATCGCTTTGGAAAAGAAACAATCGAGGTGGGTAAAAAGGGCAAGAGATCTATGTCCTACAAGACAAAATACACCAAAATCGGAAGAAATACCCTGTGCCTCTGCGAAGGAGAAATAAAGGAGAAAAGTCTCTCCTCTTTTCTCAGGAATGCCCCTAACCTCTTAATGCCTTTCCTCCCTTGTTCTGAAGAAATGGGCTCCAAAAAGATTAAGCTGTATTCCGGTCTTTGAGTTTGCCAAAAAGCACTCGGTAACCACTACCTCTAATGGTATGGTATTGCCCGAGGCACTTTCCGTCGTCGGGAGAGAAGCTTGGAGTACTTGAAGAGCGCTGGACTTACGTTATGTAGTGTTCCCACGATGTAGAATTGCGCAGGGAATTGACACTAGCTTAAAAGAAAGTTATAATATTTACAAGTTTTCGTTCACGTGCACATAATAAGGGGAGGGCAAGAGATGGAATGTTGCTTTTTGGCAGGACTCTACAATGCGGGGATTACGAGGGTCTTCTCAGGAAAATGCTCTGAAGTAGCCTTTCCTCTTGGAGGCATTGGCACCGGGAATGTATCGCTTGGAGCTCGTGGAGAGTTTAGAGACTGGGAAATTTTCAACAGACCTGGGAAAGGGGTTTCCCTCCCATACACTTTCTTCGCTCTTTGGGTGAAGCCAGAGAATGGAGAACCCTTTGTAAGGATTCTCGAGTCCAGGATTCAGCCTCCTTTCAGCAAGTCTCACGGTTTTAGTTCTGGGGAACTTGCAGGTTTGCCCCGTTTCGCAGAATCCTGGATGAAGGTAGCGTATCCCTTTGTACAGGTGAGTTTTGAGGACAAGACATCGCCTGTTGGTATAGTTCTTGAGGCCTTCAACCCTTTCATTCCTCTTGATCCAGACAACTCTGGGATTCCTTGTGTACTTTTCCGATACAGGGTGAAAAACCTCTCGGGTGAGAGACTCAGGGTAAGTGTTGTGGCTTTGCTCTTGAACGCTGTGGGCTTTGAGGGTTACGGAGATTTTAACCGACCCTGTTTTGCAGGAGAGAGGAAAAATGAGTACCGAGAGGGAAAGGCCTTTCGGGGACTTTTCTACTCCTCAACGCTTCCCTCCAATCACCTTAAGTTTGGAACCATGACGCTTGTGACTACTGGGGAATCTATATCCATAAAAACCACCTGGTATGAAGGGGGATGGTTTGATGGGATTCACGAATTCTGGGACGATTTTTGTGAAGATGGGAAGCTTGAAGAGACGGGGGAAATTGAGTTACTGGGTAACGAGTTTCCTCTCTCAAAACCCGATGTCAAAGTGGGTTCACTGGTAGCACACAGCGTTCTCGAGGCTGGAGAGGAAAGGGATTTTGAGTTTCTTCTTACCTGGCATTTTCCCAATAGAGTCGCTTGCTGGGATACAACAGATGGCACCAAAGCTGAAGATGTGGACGTTGTGCGGAACTATTATGCCACCCTTTTTTCGGATGCCTGGGAGGTTGCAGAGTATGTTGTGGAGAAGAAGAAATGGCTTGAGCAGAAGTCGAGGGATTTCACCAGAGCCCTTTATGGCAGTACACTGCCTTCTTACGTTATTGAAGCCTTGGTTAATGGAATTGTTGCCCTTCGGAGCACAACTTGTTTTCGAATAGAAGATGGCACTTTCCTAGGATATGAAGGATGTTTTGATACAAAAGGGTGCTGTCCTGGGAGCTGCACCCACGTCTGGAACTATGCTCAAACTGTGGCTTTTCTCTTCCCGCAGCTTGAACAATCCATGCGGAGGGTCGAGTTCCTCCGCGAAACAGACGAAGAAGGAAGGATGAACTTTAGGACCATCAAGGCCTTTGGTGTGGACAAGGACTGGAACCCCGAGGAGTTGTGGGGAAAACTCCCACCGGCTGCTGATGGACAACTTGGCACCATTGTCCGGTTGTATCGAGACTGGAAGTTGACTGGGGATAACGAATTCTTAAAAGAAGTGT carries:
- a CDS encoding sugar ABC transporter permease, with the protein product MRREKRDWVSGYGFILPSVVLLFVLVFYPLFLTFRYSLYDMSLTTTRYLGWAGYQRFFANRMLPLVFRNSLVWTVIVVVFQFLLGFSSALLLNRSFPGRSLVRGLVILPWVMPGVIAGMVWRLIYDPQLGLLNHYLRVLGIIAQPFTWLSHPRTALYAVIFAAIWKGFPFSTLMYLAGLQIVPQELYEAADIDGAGAWMKFRNVTLPSMRSIITTTLLLTFIWTFNYFELVYVMTGGGPGERSHIFPTYVYDLAFKRFRFGLASQFAVLDFLFLLIFSLLYIRTSFRRGEGL
- a CDS encoding uroporphyrinogen decarboxylase family protein, translating into MHQKAPLLSGESTKNVVGLQHILLFERAWTLVGYETFMEKLVTDLPFVEKLLDTITEYNVRLAYRFVQLGVDAVRTGDDYGCQLGLQMNPTLWKRLFKPRLEKIWRVYRENGVVVMHHSCGDVRLVIEDMLDIGLQVLHPVQPHAMSLEELSQKFWNRLVFHGGIDTQQLLPFGTPREVREAVYRCIETLGRYKKYIIAPSQEIMNEVPTENIIALVEAIKEYRGVNRG
- a CDS encoding ABC transporter substrate-binding protein, which encodes MRRFMVWLMVVGIVMALPAIGVTQKVTLNVWLMKQAEVELIRAQEEALKQFQELYPDIEVKFAVFPYNEYRDKLLVAAAAGNPPEISVVDQIWNPEFAAADFIIPLDEYVAQSQTVKKENYFSGAWDSAVFQGKLYGVPFDVGVWALNYYNKDLFRKAGLDPEKPPVTWDEFYEMGQKMTTSEQWGTALWVGKGDAIQCITDALIFSNRGSVLNEDFTRCTLDQPAAIGAMEFFKKLQRINPAGEVARTEEDSFQLFTAGKIGMFWYGEWGQDTINARAPEMDWACTNFPKPADGESIGTFGGWNMVIYKNAPNKDAAWKFIEFWTSREINERVSSLTPANIEAAKSFLQNKRKFSDVIFKQLTTALYRPIFPKYPDLAEIQRNATTAILLDEKTVEEAMRDATKEINALLEEYYSTL
- a CDS encoding ROK family transcriptional regulator — its product is MKGNPETIRKINRKNILEAMRQQAPLSRTDLARRVGLSLPSVSRIVDGLIKEGVFLEQGKGDSRGGRKPRLLEFNPLYRFAFGVDVARETTLVLVDFRGTPVEKRTLPISAACGPQRVAESVVQQIEVMCQQNAIMPEQVIGLGIATPGFQFKAGQTVGNSPFGGWESSDVVTLFSSLLPYPVSIDNIARASAMAEILFGWGKKFHSFFYFYADWGTGGGIVYRGRIVRGVHRTAGEIGHTVVDVGGIPCYCGNQGCLEQYTSTSAILRRMGEKMKREVDFVQLRKEYEQGNPLVLETLREAGLFLGKGVANVINLLNPQAVVIGGELGRGFPEYVEAAITSARESIFALAAQVTPIVASQLSKDEVVLAVAKSVLDHQVEKLIE
- a CDS encoding uroporphyrinogen decarboxylase family protein, with the translated sequence MDTFSFREEVLRTFQRENRYVVWQPRLEHWYNVNRGRGTLPPDYVHISLLDLYRNLHASVRYYYGEGGDISSPKTYIHFEYTGGAAVEEVREGDAIHVFFRSPKGELYGKKGLGEWGYSWHYLEHPVKKIEDLDILEYIVTHTRYRFDQEFYARARQALGDLGEIQFYWERSPFQRLFLQYAGIDATVAFIYDYPERLRTYLRVAEEAEDALYEVLTSCPVQILNFGENVDGRFDSPRIYEEYLLPYYEKRVAQIHRAGKFCHIHIDGAVKPLLPYLKYGNFDGIEGLTPIPQGDVSLEELREAMGDDLVLIDGIPMLYFLPDYPVEDLIECTERVLQLFAPRLILGISDEISPPGDIERVRVVSAMVEKWNQGQRG
- a CDS encoding GH116 family glycosyl-hydrolase, with protein sequence MECCFLAGLYNAGITRVFSGKCSEVAFPLGGIGTGNVSLGARGEFRDWEIFNRPGKGVSLPYTFFALWVKPENGEPFVRILESRIQPPFSKSHGFSSGELAGLPRFAESWMKVAYPFVQVSFEDKTSPVGIVLEAFNPFIPLDPDNSGIPCVLFRYRVKNLSGERLRVSVVALLLNAVGFEGYGDFNRPCFAGERKNEYREGKAFRGLFYSSTLPSNHLKFGTMTLVTTGESISIKTTWYEGGWFDGIHEFWDDFCEDGKLEETGEIELLGNEFPLSKPDVKVGSLVAHSVLEAGEERDFEFLLTWHFPNRVACWDTTDGTKAEDVDVVRNYYATLFSDAWEVAEYVVEKKKWLEQKSRDFTRALYGSTLPSYVIEALVNGIVALRSTTCFRIEDGTFLGYEGCFDTKGCCPGSCTHVWNYAQTVAFLFPQLEQSMRRVEFLRETDEEGRMNFRTIKAFGVDKDWNPEELWGKLPPAADGQLGTIVRLYRDWKLTGDNEFLKEVWEKAAQALDFAIRYWDTDGDGIPDGPQHVTHDVELYGPNPLTGILFLAAILAGTKMARFMGDEERARRYEETFSQGSQKIDELLWNGEYYVQKLENVDHYRYQFGEGCLSDQLFGQFLAHVAGLGYVLPKEKARRAISAIFRHNFRSSLGLHHNVHRAFALEDESGLLVCSWPRGKRPKFPLVYCDEVWTGAEYQVAAQLIWEGFVYEGLRLVKAVRERHDGYRRNPWNEVECGHHYVRAMSSWALLLSLSGFQYDMVQGTMSFHPVIHQDNFSVFWSTGKAWGIYRQRRVESGGIEWDIEVLGGDFSGIVVNLAEERLGGSDAKEDHD
- a CDS encoding LacI family DNA-binding transcriptional regulator; protein product: MSVTMADIAKTCKVSLSTVSRALKNDPRLSEETRKRVQEVADQLHYVPRQQHQAPGRGRSYTIALIVTDISNPFFPEIVHGIEDQAFSYDCSITLWNTREDLHREKQYLYTLKKSKVAGVIMAASRLSEEQILNLVRTPTPCVLINRNIEDVPGVCGDYELGAYQATKYLMNLGHSRIALINGPASAQTSVWRERGFKRALEERGLPLEPAFLSYNPPVIEGGYAATLRLLSLPEPPTALFAYNDLVALGAMKAVREKGLKIPEHISIIGYDDIFISAYLDPPLTTVAQPKYMMGKLAMDMLWQLINGRKLYNHFVRLKPELVVRSSCGVLV
- a CDS encoding carbohydrate ABC transporter permease — encoded protein: MKKKVFFYYLVTYGLLVLLLFFVLFPFAVMLSMSLKGPDEQFTSPPYLVPKRPNLNNYVHVFEKGSMFARYFLNSLLVASGATVIVLAVAIFSSYGYARLFFPGRNFFLVLILLSQLFPLAAIIVSLYRIMSATKLIDSYASLIIGYLTFSVPVGVWFLRGFFLSIPQELEEAAMIDGCSRFQAFMRVVVPLVRPGVGATAAYLFFITWQEFMFALTFITSESKRTLPVGIFDFVGQYETNWGNLMAASVLICIPVFVLFLFLQQQLVGGLTQGAVKG